In the genome of Streptomyces collinus, one region contains:
- the hisI gene encoding phosphoribosyl-AMP cyclohydrolase, with the protein MTSTPARRPATAPQGGAARHGDPSSRLDPEIAARLKRSPDGLLPAIAQQYDTGEVLMLGWMDDEALHRTLTTGRCTYWSRSRREYWVKGDTSGHFQWVKSVALDCDADTVLVKVDQVGAACHTGARTCFDTDVLLKDGGPDGSATDQ; encoded by the coding sequence ATGACCAGCACGCCCGCCCGTCGCCCGGCCACCGCCCCTCAAGGAGGCGCTGCGCGCCACGGTGATCCGTCCAGTCGCCTCGACCCGGAGATCGCCGCGCGCCTCAAGCGCAGCCCCGACGGCCTCCTGCCCGCCATCGCCCAGCAGTACGACACCGGAGAGGTGCTCATGCTCGGCTGGATGGACGACGAGGCGCTGCACCGCACCCTGACCACCGGCCGCTGCACCTACTGGTCGCGCAGCCGCCGGGAGTACTGGGTCAAGGGCGACACCTCCGGCCACTTCCAGTGGGTGAAGTCCGTCGCCCTGGACTGCGACGCCGACACCGTGCTCGTCAAGGTCGACCAGGTCGGCGCCGCCTGCCACACCGGCGCGCGCACCTGCTTCGACACCGACGTGCTGCTCAAGGACGGCGGTCCCGACGGCTCCGCCACGGATCAGTAA
- a CDS encoding TIGR03085 family metal-binding protein codes for MSTHAKRERLLLADLLETAGPDAPTLCEGWTTRDLAAHVVVRERRPDAAGGMLIKQLAPRLDKVMAEYTDKPYEELIQLIRTGPPRFSPFSLKPVDEASNIIEFYVHTEDVRRAQPDWSPRDLDPVFQDALWSRLERTARLMGRGVPTGLVLRRPDGQTAVAHRGTPVVTVTGEPSELVLFSYGRQSAAKVDLDGDENAIAKLHESKQLGI; via the coding sequence ATGTCGACCCATGCCAAGCGTGAACGACTTCTCCTCGCCGATCTGTTGGAGACCGCGGGCCCGGACGCGCCCACCCTGTGCGAGGGGTGGACCACCCGGGACCTCGCCGCGCACGTGGTGGTGCGCGAGCGCCGTCCGGACGCCGCCGGCGGGATGCTGATCAAGCAGCTCGCGCCGCGTCTGGACAAGGTGATGGCGGAGTACACCGACAAGCCGTACGAGGAGCTGATCCAGCTGATCCGTACGGGCCCGCCGCGTTTCTCGCCCTTCTCCCTGAAGCCGGTCGACGAGGCGTCGAACATCATCGAGTTCTACGTCCACACCGAGGACGTGCGCCGCGCCCAGCCCGACTGGTCGCCGCGCGATCTCGACCCGGTGTTCCAGGACGCCCTGTGGTCCCGTCTGGAGCGCACCGCCCGTCTGATGGGCCGCGGGGTCCCGACGGGCCTGGTCCTGCGCCGCCCGGACGGCCAGACGGCGGTCGCGCACCGCGGCACCCCGGTGGTCACCGTGACCGGCGAGCCGTCCGAGCTGGTCCTGTTCTCCTACGGCCGTCAGAGCGCGGCCAAGGTCGACCTGGACGGCGACGAGAACGCGATCGCGAAGCTCCACGAGTCCAAGCAGCTCGGGATCTGA
- the hisF gene encoding imidazole glycerol phosphate synthase subunit HisF, producing the protein MTLAVRVIPCLDVDNGRVVKGVNFQNLRDAGDPVEMAKVYDAEGADELTFLDITASSGNRETTYDVVRRTAEQVFIPLTVGGGVRTPEDVDKLLRAGADKVGVNTAAIARPDLIREIAERFGRQVLVLSVDARRTESGSFEVTTHGGRKGTGIDAVEWAHRAAELGAGEILLNSMDADGTKDGYDLEMIRAVRKHVTVPVIASGGAGRLTDFPPAVEAGADAVLAASVFHFGDLRIGQVKETLRGAGHPVR; encoded by the coding sequence ATGACCCTGGCGGTCCGAGTCATCCCCTGCCTGGACGTGGACAACGGCCGGGTCGTCAAGGGCGTCAACTTCCAGAACCTGCGCGACGCGGGCGACCCCGTCGAGATGGCCAAGGTGTACGACGCCGAGGGCGCCGACGAGCTGACGTTCCTGGACATCACCGCCTCGTCGGGCAACCGCGAGACCACCTACGACGTCGTGCGCCGCACGGCCGAGCAGGTGTTCATCCCGCTCACGGTCGGCGGCGGCGTGCGCACCCCCGAGGACGTGGACAAGCTGCTGCGCGCCGGTGCGGACAAGGTCGGCGTCAACACCGCCGCCATCGCCCGCCCCGACCTGATCCGCGAGATCGCCGAGCGCTTCGGCCGCCAGGTCCTGGTCCTGTCGGTCGACGCCCGCCGCACCGAGTCGGGCTCCTTCGAGGTCACCACCCACGGCGGCCGCAAGGGCACCGGCATCGACGCCGTCGAATGGGCGCACCGGGCCGCCGAACTGGGCGCCGGCGAGATCCTGCTCAACTCGATGGACGCCGACGGCACCAAGGACGGCTACGACCTGGAGATGATCCGGGCCGTCCGCAAGCACGTCACGGTCCCGGTCATCGCCTCCGGCGGCGCCGGCCGGCTCACCGACTTCCCCCCGGCCGTCGAGGCCGGCGCGGACGCGGTGCTGGCCGCGTCGGTGTTCCACTTCGGGGACCTGCGGATCGGCCAGGTCAAGGAGACGCTGCGGGGAGCGGGCCACCCGGTGCGGTGA
- a CDS encoding RidA family protein encodes MTVRRVQSGSPWEESFGFARAVAAGDRVLVAGTTAFKGDVLYGEGDPYEQTKVAFTTALEAIAEFGLTPESVIRTRVCLAHARDVDAVGRAHKELFDAVRPVTTLLVVQGFIDSRVLVSVEVEAFRGTPSEEH; translated from the coding sequence ATGACCGTACGGCGTGTGCAGAGCGGAAGTCCCTGGGAAGAGTCCTTCGGTTTTGCACGCGCCGTCGCGGCGGGCGACCGCGTGCTGGTAGCGGGCACGACCGCCTTCAAGGGCGACGTGCTCTACGGCGAGGGCGACCCCTACGAGCAGACCAAGGTGGCCTTCACCACCGCCCTGGAGGCGATCGCCGAGTTCGGGCTCACCCCCGAGTCCGTGATCCGCACCCGGGTGTGCCTGGCACACGCCCGGGACGTCGACGCGGTGGGCAGGGCCCACAAGGAGCTGTTCGACGCCGTACGCCCGGTCACGACCCTGCTGGTCGTGCAGGGCTTCATCGACTCCCGGGTCCTGGTGTCGGTGGAAGTGGAAGCATTCAGAGGGACACCCTCAGAGGAACACTAG
- the priA gene encoding bifunctional 1-(5-phosphoribosyl)-5-((5-phosphoribosylamino)methylideneamino)imidazole-4-carboxamide isomerase/phosphoribosylanthranilate isomerase PriA, protein MSKLELLPAVDVRDGQAVRLVHGESGSETSYGSPLEAALAWQRSGAEWLHLVDLDAAFGTGNNRELIAEVAGAMDIKVELSGGIRDDDTLAAALATGCKRVNLGTAALETPEWVAKVIAEHGDQIAVGLDVRGTTLRGRGWTRDGGDLYETLARLDKEGCARYVVTDIAKDGTLQGPNLELLRNVCAATDRPVVASGGVSSLDDLRAIADLVPLGVEGAIVGKALYAKAFTLEEALEAVSS, encoded by the coding sequence GTGAGCAAGCTCGAACTCCTCCCCGCCGTCGACGTCCGCGACGGCCAGGCCGTCCGCCTGGTGCACGGCGAGTCCGGCTCGGAGACCTCCTACGGCTCCCCGCTGGAGGCCGCCCTCGCCTGGCAGCGCTCCGGAGCCGAATGGCTGCACCTGGTCGACCTCGACGCCGCCTTCGGCACCGGGAACAACCGCGAGCTGATCGCCGAGGTCGCCGGCGCCATGGACATCAAGGTGGAGCTGTCCGGCGGCATCCGCGACGACGACACCCTCGCCGCCGCCCTCGCCACCGGCTGCAAGCGCGTCAACCTGGGCACGGCCGCCCTGGAGACCCCGGAGTGGGTCGCCAAGGTCATCGCCGAGCACGGCGACCAGATCGCCGTCGGTCTCGACGTCCGCGGCACCACCCTGCGCGGGCGGGGCTGGACCCGCGACGGCGGCGACCTCTACGAGACACTGGCGCGCCTCGACAAGGAGGGCTGCGCCCGGTACGTCGTCACCGACATCGCCAAGGACGGCACGCTCCAGGGCCCCAACCTGGAACTGCTGCGCAACGTGTGCGCCGCCACCGACCGCCCGGTCGTGGCCTCCGGCGGGGTTTCCTCGCTCGACGACCTGCGCGCCATCGCCGACCTCGTCCCGCTCGGTGTCGAGGGCGCCATCGTAGGGAAAGCGCTGTACGCGAAGGCGTTCACCCTGGAAGAGGCCTTGGAGGCTGTGTCGTCATGA
- the hisH gene encoding imidazole glycerol phosphate synthase subunit HisH, with protein MSSPQKQKKVVVFDYGFGNVRSAERALARAGADVEITRDYDKALNADGLLVPGVGAFASCMTGLREARGDWIVDRRLSGGRPVMGICVGMQILFARGIEHGVESEGLDEWPGSVEPLQADIVPHMGWNTVEAAPGSQLFAGLDPDARFYFVHSYAVHDWSLETLNPAIAAPKVTWSTHGKPFVAAVENGALWATQFHPEKSGDAGAQLLTNWIGTL; from the coding sequence TTGAGCAGCCCCCAGAAGCAGAAGAAGGTCGTCGTCTTCGACTACGGCTTCGGCAACGTCCGTTCCGCCGAGCGCGCCCTCGCCCGCGCGGGAGCCGACGTGGAGATCACCCGGGACTACGACAAGGCCCTGAACGCCGACGGCCTGCTCGTCCCCGGCGTCGGTGCCTTCGCCTCCTGCATGACCGGCCTGCGCGAGGCCCGCGGCGACTGGATCGTCGACCGCCGGCTGTCCGGCGGCCGCCCGGTCATGGGCATCTGCGTCGGCATGCAGATCCTCTTCGCACGCGGCATCGAGCACGGCGTGGAGAGCGAGGGCCTCGACGAGTGGCCCGGCTCCGTGGAGCCGCTCCAGGCCGACATCGTGCCCCACATGGGATGGAACACCGTCGAGGCGGCCCCCGGCTCGCAGCTGTTCGCCGGCCTCGACCCGGACGCCCGCTTCTACTTCGTGCACTCCTACGCCGTGCACGACTGGTCGCTGGAGACGCTCAACCCGGCGATCGCGGCCCCCAAGGTCACCTGGTCCACCCACGGCAAGCCGTTCGTCGCCGCCGTCGAGAACGGCGCCCTGTGGGCCACGCAGTTCCACCCCGAGAAGTCCGGCGACGCCGGAGCCCAGCTCCTCACCAACTGGATCGGAACCCTGTGA
- the hisB gene encoding imidazoleglycerol-phosphate dehydratase HisB — translation MSRTGRVERTTKETSVLVEIDLDGTGKTEISTGVGFYDHMLDQLGRHGLFDLTVKTEGDLHIDSHHTIEDTALALGAAFKQALGDKVGIYRFGNCTVPLDESLAQVTVDLSGRPYLVHTEPEKMAPMIGEYDTTMTRHILESFVAQAQIALHVHVPYGRNAHHIVECQFKALARALRYASERDPRAAGILPSTKGAL, via the coding sequence ATGAGCCGCACCGGACGCGTGGAGCGGACGACCAAGGAGACCTCGGTCCTCGTCGAGATCGACCTCGACGGCACCGGCAAGACGGAGATCTCCACCGGCGTCGGCTTCTACGACCACATGCTCGACCAGCTCGGCCGCCACGGTCTGTTCGACCTCACCGTGAAGACCGAGGGTGACCTGCACATCGACTCGCACCACACCATCGAGGACACCGCCCTCGCCCTCGGCGCCGCCTTCAAGCAGGCCCTCGGCGACAAGGTCGGCATCTACCGCTTCGGCAACTGCACGGTCCCGCTGGACGAGTCCCTCGCCCAGGTCACCGTCGACCTGTCCGGCCGCCCCTACCTCGTGCACACCGAGCCCGAGAAGATGGCGCCGATGATCGGCGAGTACGACACCACCATGACCCGGCACATCCTGGAGTCCTTCGTGGCCCAGGCGCAGATCGCGCTGCACGTGCACGTGCCCTACGGGCGCAACGCGCACCACATCGTGGAGTGCCAGTTCAAGGCGCTCGCCCGGGCCCTGCGCTACGCCTCCGAGCGCGACCCGCGCGCGGCCGGCATCCTCCCGTCCACGAAGGGCGCCCTGTGA
- a CDS encoding histidinol-phosphate transaminase translates to MNDVRIDDLPVRDELRGKSPYGAPQLDVPVRLNTNENPYPLPEPLVERIAERVREAARNLNRYPDRDAVELRTRLAEYLTDTSGHEVGVANVWAANGSNEVIQQLLQTFGGPGRTAIGFEPSYSMHGLISRGTGTGWISGPRNEDFTIDLAAAEKAIAENQPDVVFVTTPNNPTGTAVPPETVLALYEAAQAAKPSMVVVDEAYIEFSHGDSLLPLIEGRPNLVVSRTMSKAFGAAGLRLGYLAAHPAVVDAVQLVRLPYHLSAVTQATALAALEHTGTLLGYVEQLKAERDRLVTELRAIGYEVTASDANFVQFGRFEDSHETWQKILDRGVLVRDNGVPGRLRVTAGTPEENDAFLDAVRALKKEQSS, encoded by the coding sequence GTGAACGACGTACGCATCGACGATCTCCCCGTGCGGGACGAGCTGCGCGGCAAGTCCCCCTATGGCGCGCCCCAGCTGGACGTCCCCGTACGGCTGAACACCAACGAGAACCCCTACCCGCTGCCCGAGCCGCTGGTCGAACGGATCGCCGAGCGGGTCCGCGAGGCGGCCCGGAACCTCAACCGCTACCCGGACCGGGACGCGGTCGAGCTGCGCACCCGCCTGGCGGAGTACCTGACGGACACGTCCGGCCATGAAGTCGGCGTCGCCAACGTCTGGGCGGCCAACGGCTCCAACGAGGTCATCCAGCAGCTGTTGCAGACCTTCGGCGGACCGGGCCGCACCGCCATCGGCTTCGAGCCGTCGTACTCGATGCACGGCCTCATCTCGCGCGGCACGGGCACCGGCTGGATCTCCGGCCCGCGCAACGAGGACTTCACGATCGACCTCGCCGCCGCCGAGAAGGCCATCGCCGAGAACCAGCCGGACGTCGTCTTCGTCACCACCCCCAACAACCCCACGGGCACCGCCGTCCCGCCCGAGACGGTCCTCGCGCTGTACGAGGCCGCACAGGCGGCCAAGCCGTCGATGGTGGTGGTCGACGAGGCGTACATCGAGTTCAGCCACGGCGACTCGCTGCTGCCGCTGATCGAGGGCCGCCCGAACCTCGTCGTCTCCCGCACCATGTCGAAGGCGTTCGGCGCGGCGGGCCTGCGCCTCGGCTACCTCGCGGCACACCCGGCCGTCGTCGACGCCGTCCAGCTGGTCCGGCTGCCCTACCACCTGTCGGCCGTCACCCAGGCGACCGCCCTGGCCGCCCTGGAGCACACCGGCACCCTGCTGGGCTACGTCGAGCAGCTCAAGGCCGAACGGGACCGCCTGGTCACCGAACTGCGCGCGATCGGCTACGAGGTGACCGCGTCGGACGCGAACTTCGTACAGTTCGGCCGGTTCGAGGACTCCCACGAGACCTGGCAGAAGATCCTCGACCGGGGCGTCCTGGTCCGGGACAACGGCGTGCCCGGCCGGCTCCGGGTCACCGCCGGAACCCCCGAAGAGAACGACGCGTTCCTCGACGCGGTACGTGCACTGAAGAAGGAGCAGAGTTCATGA
- the hisD gene encoding histidinol dehydrogenase — MISRIDLRGDALVEGPALRDLLPRADFDVAAALEKVRPICEDVHHRGDAALIDAAERFDGVRLDQVRVPAAALTRALEELDPAVRAALEESIRRARIVHREQRRETRTTQVVPGGSVTEKWVPVDRVGLYAPGGRSVYPSSVIMNVVPAQEAGVESVALASPAQADFGGLPHPTILAACALLGVDEVYAAGGATAVAMFAYGTESCAPANMVTGPGNIWVAAAKRYFTGRIGIDAEAGPTEIAVLADDTADPVHVASDLISQAEHDPLAAAVLVTDSVELADAVEKELEPQVAATKHVDDRIVPALSGRQSAIVLVDGVEEGLKVVDAYGAEHLEIQTADATAVADRVRNAGAIFIGPWAPVSLGDYAAGSNHVLPTGGCACHSSGLSVQSFLRGIHIVDYTRDALAEVAPHVVTLAEAEDLPAHGAAIKARFDWKVPPGK, encoded by the coding sequence GTGATCTCCCGAATCGATCTGCGCGGCGACGCCCTCGTCGAAGGCCCCGCCCTGCGCGACCTGCTGCCCCGAGCCGACTTCGATGTTGCGGCCGCCCTGGAGAAGGTGCGTCCGATCTGCGAGGACGTGCATCATCGGGGCGACGCGGCGCTGATCGACGCAGCCGAGCGGTTCGACGGGGTCAGGCTCGACCAGGTACGGGTGCCGGCCGCCGCGCTCACGCGCGCGCTGGAGGAGCTCGACCCGGCCGTGCGCGCGGCCCTGGAGGAGTCCATCCGCCGCGCCAGGATCGTCCACCGCGAGCAGCGCCGCGAGACGCGCACCACCCAGGTCGTGCCCGGTGGCAGCGTCACCGAGAAGTGGGTGCCGGTCGATCGCGTCGGGCTCTACGCGCCCGGCGGCCGGTCCGTGTACCCGTCCTCCGTGATCATGAACGTGGTGCCCGCGCAGGAGGCCGGCGTCGAGTCCGTCGCGCTCGCCTCTCCCGCCCAGGCCGACTTCGGCGGCCTGCCGCACCCGACGATCCTCGCCGCCTGCGCGCTGCTCGGCGTCGACGAGGTGTACGCCGCCGGCGGCGCCACGGCCGTCGCGATGTTCGCCTACGGCACCGAGTCCTGCGCGCCCGCGAACATGGTCACCGGCCCCGGCAACATCTGGGTCGCCGCCGCCAAGCGCTACTTCACCGGCCGGATCGGCATCGACGCCGAGGCCGGCCCGACCGAGATCGCCGTCCTCGCCGACGACACGGCCGACCCGGTGCACGTCGCCTCCGACCTGATCAGCCAGGCCGAGCACGACCCGCTGGCCGCCGCCGTCCTGGTCACCGACTCCGTCGAACTCGCCGACGCGGTCGAGAAGGAACTGGAACCGCAGGTCGCGGCCACCAAGCACGTCGACGACCGGATCGTCCCGGCCCTGTCCGGCAGGCAGTCCGCGATCGTGCTGGTCGACGGCGTCGAGGAGGGCCTCAAGGTGGTCGACGCGTACGGCGCCGAGCACCTGGAGATCCAGACGGCCGACGCCACCGCCGTCGCCGACCGGGTCCGCAACGCCGGCGCGATCTTCATCGGCCCCTGGGCGCCCGTGTCGCTGGGCGACTACGCGGCCGGCTCCAACCACGTCCTGCCCACCGGCGGCTGCGCCTGCCACTCCTCGGGCCTGTCCGTCCAGTCCTTCCTGCGCGGCATCCACATCGTCGACTACACGCGGGACGCGCTGGCCGAGGTGGCCCCCCACGTGGTGACGCTGGCGGAGGCGGAGGACCTGCCGGCCCACGGCGCGGCGATCAAGGCGAGGTTCGACTGGAAGGTTCCCCCGGGCAAGTGA
- a CDS encoding oxidoreductase, with protein MTEGAGVRAGDVPDDLTATEAGMWQAFRNGTVYDLSCGDAVADDPHGGHPWGEERTVRARIVCWLLLDGPPALAGRVSSLKLTGVQVSGSLDLAGGTVVPYVEMRRCRFEQDVLLPEARFTTLRMVDCSVPRLEAARVHTEGDLHLPRCRFHHGIRLTDAQIGTDLMLNQAIAHRDHSGRSIAADGLTVGQDLQAELLESHGELSLRAATVGVSLSLRGARLSNPYERLALNAPQLTVERSLYLTPAGVGAQAMSGMTPAQGTRIQRFACEGGIRLDDGRFGDAVDFERARFTLTDDQELSLRRVQTPELRFLGEQPARGRVVLSGAKVINLMDRADAWPGPGRLHMGGFAYENLVPRGPFPLVERLDWVAAATAEYNPEPYERLAAVLRAGGEDEDAREVLLAKQRRHRESLPMAAKLWGYAQDWTVAYGYRPGRAAVWMALLWAAGSFAFARAGHPPMKRGEHPEWNPTLFTLDLLLPVIDLGQVGFWQLRGGWQWLATAMILLGWILATTVAAGATRLLRRN; from the coding sequence GTGACCGAGGGGGCCGGCGTCCGTGCCGGGGATGTGCCCGACGACCTGACCGCGACCGAGGCCGGCATGTGGCAGGCCTTCCGCAACGGCACCGTGTACGACCTGAGCTGCGGCGATGCCGTGGCCGACGATCCGCACGGCGGGCACCCGTGGGGCGAGGAGCGGACCGTCCGGGCCCGGATCGTGTGCTGGCTGCTCCTCGACGGCCCGCCCGCCCTGGCCGGCCGTGTGTCGTCGCTGAAGCTGACCGGGGTGCAGGTCAGCGGGTCCCTGGACCTCGCGGGCGGCACGGTGGTGCCGTACGTCGAGATGCGCCGGTGCCGGTTCGAGCAGGACGTGCTGCTGCCGGAGGCCCGCTTCACCACCCTGCGGATGGTGGACTGCTCGGTGCCCCGGCTGGAGGCGGCCCGGGTGCACACGGAGGGCGATCTCCATCTGCCGCGCTGCCGCTTCCACCACGGCATCCGGCTCACGGACGCGCAGATCGGCACGGACCTGATGCTCAACCAGGCGATCGCGCACCGGGATCACAGCGGCCGGTCGATCGCCGCGGACGGCCTGACCGTCGGCCAGGACTTACAGGCCGAGCTGCTGGAGTCGCACGGTGAGCTGAGCCTGCGCGCCGCCACCGTCGGCGTCTCCCTGAGCCTGCGCGGTGCGCGTCTGTCCAACCCGTACGAGCGGCTCGCGCTGAACGCCCCGCAGCTGACCGTGGAGCGCAGTCTGTATCTGACGCCGGCGGGGGTCGGCGCCCAGGCGATGAGCGGGATGACCCCGGCGCAGGGGACGCGGATCCAGCGCTTCGCGTGCGAGGGCGGGATCCGGCTGGACGACGGCCGGTTCGGTGACGCCGTCGACTTCGAGCGGGCCAGGTTCACCCTCACGGACGACCAGGAGCTGTCGCTGCGCCGGGTGCAGACGCCGGAGCTGCGGTTCCTCGGGGAGCAGCCGGCGCGCGGCCGGGTGGTGCTGTCCGGGGCGAAGGTCATCAACCTGATGGACCGGGCGGACGCCTGGCCGGGCCCCGGGCGGCTGCACATGGGCGGCTTCGCCTACGAGAACCTCGTGCCGCGCGGACCGTTCCCGCTGGTCGAGCGGCTGGACTGGGTGGCCGCGGCGACCGCCGAATACAACCCGGAGCCGTACGAGCGGCTCGCGGCCGTACTGCGGGCCGGCGGGGAGGACGAGGACGCCCGGGAGGTGCTGCTCGCCAAGCAGCGCCGGCATCGCGAGAGCCTGCCGATGGCGGCCAAGCTGTGGGGGTACGCGCAGGACTGGACGGTGGCCTACGGATACCGTCCGGGCCGGGCCGCGGTGTGGATGGCTCTGCTGTGGGCGGCGGGCTCCTTCGCCTTCGCGCGGGCCGGGCATCCGCCGATGAAGCGGGGCGAGCACCCGGAGTGGAACCCCACGCTCTTCACCCTCGATCTGCTGCTGCCGGTCATCGACCTGGGCCAGGTGGGCTTCTGGCAGCTGCGCGGGGGCTGGCAGTGGCTGGCGACGGCGATGATCCTGCTGGGCTGGATCCTGGCGACGACGGTGGCGGCGGGCGCGACACGGCTGTTGCGCCGCAACTGA
- a CDS encoding LON peptidase substrate-binding domain-containing protein, whose translation MTTVRLPLFPLNSVLFPGLVLPLNVFEERYRAMMRELLKTPEDEPRRFAVVAIRDGHEVASTAPGMPDPTALPERGPAAGFGPDPVKAFHKVGCIADAATIRERTDGSFEVLATGTTRVKLLSVEASGPFLTAELEPLEEEPGDEAAPLAEGVLRSFRQYQKRLAGARERSLATGAELPDEPGVVSYLVAAAMMLDTPAKQRLLQAPDTASRLRDELRLLRSETAIIRSLPSLPASELTRGPMSLN comes from the coding sequence GTGACCACCGTCCGGCTCCCCCTCTTCCCCCTGAACTCGGTGCTGTTCCCGGGGCTCGTGCTCCCGCTCAACGTCTTCGAGGAGCGGTATCGCGCCATGATGCGCGAGCTGCTGAAGACGCCCGAGGACGAGCCGCGCCGGTTCGCCGTCGTGGCGATCCGCGACGGCCACGAGGTGGCCTCGACCGCGCCCGGCATGCCCGACCCGACGGCCCTGCCCGAGCGGGGCCCGGCGGCCGGCTTCGGCCCGGACCCGGTCAAGGCGTTCCACAAGGTGGGCTGCATCGCGGACGCGGCGACGATCCGGGAGCGCACCGACGGCTCCTTCGAGGTGCTGGCGACCGGCACCACCCGGGTGAAGCTGCTGTCGGTCGAGGCGTCCGGGCCCTTCCTGACGGCCGAACTGGAGCCGCTGGAGGAGGAACCGGGCGACGAGGCCGCGCCGTTGGCCGAGGGCGTGCTGCGGTCCTTCCGCCAGTACCAGAAGCGGCTGGCCGGGGCGCGGGAGCGGTCCCTGGCGACGGGTGCCGAACTGCCGGACGAGCCGGGCGTGGTGTCGTACCTCGTGGCGGCCGCGATGATGCTGGACACCCCGGCGAAGCAGCGTCTGCTCCAGGCCCCCGACACGGCGTCCCGCCTGCGCGACGAGCTGAGACTGCTCCGCTCCGAGACGGCGATCATCCGTAGCCTGCCGTCGTTGCCGGCGTCGGAGCTGACGCGCGGACCGATGAGCCTCAACTGA
- the ybaK gene encoding Cys-tRNA(Pro) deacylase, with the protein MAKKSKKQQSGGTPATVALTAAGVSYTVHAYDHDPAHPSYGEEAAEAMGVSPDRVFKTLVADVDGTLTVAVVPVAGQLDLKALAAAVGGKRAAMADPALAERTTGYVRGGISPLGQRKTLPTVLDASAAAHATICVSAGRRGLEVELAPEDLQKLTEAVLAPVGR; encoded by the coding sequence ATGGCGAAGAAGTCGAAGAAGCAGCAGTCCGGCGGCACACCCGCGACCGTGGCCCTGACGGCGGCGGGCGTCAGCTACACCGTCCACGCCTACGACCACGACCCCGCGCACCCCTCCTACGGCGAGGAGGCCGCCGAGGCGATGGGCGTCTCGCCCGACCGCGTCTTCAAGACCCTCGTCGCGGACGTCGACGGCACGCTGACGGTCGCGGTGGTCCCGGTGGCCGGCCAACTCGACCTGAAGGCCCTGGCGGCGGCCGTGGGCGGCAAGCGCGCGGCGATGGCCGACCCGGCCCTGGCGGAGCGCACGACGGGCTATGTCCGGGGCGGCATCTCGCCCCTGGGCCAGCGCAAGACGCTGCCGACGGTCCTCGACGCCTCGGCCGCGGCGCACGCGACGATCTGCGTGTCGGCGGGCAGGAGGGGCCTGGAGGTCGAGCTCGCTCCGGAGGACCTCCAGAAGCTGACGGAGGCGGTCCTCGCGCCTGTCGGCCGTTAG
- a CDS encoding AAA family ATPase yields the protein MTAPLTPPPPPHEHSAQGPWQPPAAGPQAPGSQHAEYAGHGWYGQDGPGMKTELREAAVIAVAVALGGVLLGVLWWWLAPHVPLVGDVVEKSWVVYLKDTEGEQAIGVDGTFTLLGLGFGAVSALVVFLLRRRGGVPLVMGLALGGLLGSLLAWRVGVWLGPAQDVIAQAQAVGRGVTFDAPLKLGAKGALLAWPLAALVLHLGLMALFGPRDPEPEFAAGPYQEPSTRG from the coding sequence GTGACCGCACCACTGACTCCGCCACCGCCGCCGCACGAACACTCCGCACAGGGGCCGTGGCAGCCGCCGGCCGCCGGGCCGCAGGCTCCCGGGTCGCAGCACGCCGAGTACGCCGGGCACGGCTGGTACGGACAGGACGGCCCCGGCATGAAGACGGAACTGCGGGAGGCCGCCGTGATCGCGGTGGCCGTGGCGCTCGGCGGGGTGCTGCTCGGAGTGCTGTGGTGGTGGCTCGCGCCGCACGTGCCGCTCGTCGGCGACGTGGTGGAGAAGAGCTGGGTCGTCTACCTCAAGGACACCGAGGGGGAGCAGGCCATCGGGGTCGACGGCACGTTCACGCTCCTCGGGCTGGGCTTCGGCGCCGTCAGCGCCCTGGTCGTCTTCCTGCTGCGACGGCGCGGAGGCGTGCCGCTGGTGATGGGGCTGGCCCTCGGAGGGCTGCTCGGCTCGCTGCTCGCCTGGCGCGTCGGGGTGTGGCTCGGGCCCGCCCAGGACGTGATCGCGCAGGCTCAGGCCGTCGGGCGGGGCGTGACGTTCGACGCGCCCCTGAAACTGGGCGCGAAGGGGGCGCTGCTGGCCTGGCCGCTCGCCGCACTGGTGCTGCACCTCGGGCTCATGGCGCTGTTCGGACCCCGGGATCCGGAGCCGGAGTTCGCGGCCGGGCCGTACCAGGAGCCCTCCACCCGCGGTTAG